From Bacteroidota bacterium, the proteins below share one genomic window:
- a CDS encoding T9SS type A sorting domain-containing protein encodes MKLRIILVCILVWNHAQSQFTDRFWAFGDSAAIDFSNLSNPVSGESILRSRGTCVSICDSLGGLLFYAGSPNTNLWPMTTVNFLGYVVNKDHQLMEDGDTIVSNQNYQEMAIVPNPGNEKQFYLFSGGVTPTTNPGFYWSLIDLGYNNGLGKVIQKNVQLQNFPVNDGLAAVKHGNGRDWWVIHKRYEPNVFTDEFYLYLVTAAGVQPQPIQFTGRPSKNNNLRIKFSPSGNKMAVHEAGNNLDVYDFDRCTGVISNQTIVHDTSTINVNCLYWSTEFSPDETKLYLTTIPYGNNDSISCLIQFDLEAPDIQASMDTIQVFPEPFICGFVKLAPDSQIYLSHMTIEEDCEFFYLYCDTTYYPEIMNLSVIHQPNELRALCDFRPYSFYLGGHRSYHGLPNNPNYELGPLAGSVCDTLITSVSQVPVFEPAQLKLFFHTGWRQLFVNGQQLKGKQGSLALYSVTGQLLRREEFSIQPPYYTRQWDLTGTAAGLYIVVLETEKERVSGRVVVE; translated from the coding sequence ATGAAACTCCGCATCATACTCGTCTGCATCCTTGTATGGAACCACGCCCAAAGTCAATTCACCGACCGGTTCTGGGCTTTTGGAGATAGTGCGGCAATTGATTTTTCCAACTTATCGAACCCTGTCTCTGGTGAATCTATCCTGCGATCCCGAGGTACATGCGTGAGCATTTGCGATAGTTTAGGTGGTCTGCTTTTTTATGCTGGATCTCCGAACACCAACCTTTGGCCAATGACTACGGTAAATTTCTTGGGATACGTTGTCAATAAGGATCATCAGTTGATGGAAGATGGTGACACTATAGTTTCGAACCAAAACTATCAGGAAATGGCAATCGTACCTAATCCGGGAAATGAGAAACAGTTTTACTTATTTTCAGGAGGAGTTACACCAACAACTAATCCCGGATTTTATTGGTCGCTGATTGACTTGGGTTACAACAATGGCTTGGGTAAGGTAATTCAGAAAAACGTTCAATTGCAGAACTTCCCGGTTAATGATGGTCTAGCTGCAGTTAAGCATGGAAATGGTAGAGACTGGTGGGTAATTCACAAGAGGTATGAGCCCAATGTCTTTACGGATGAGTTTTACTTGTATTTAGTAACTGCGGCAGGAGTTCAGCCACAGCCGATCCAATTTACCGGAAGGCCTTCAAAGAATAACAATTTAAGAATTAAGTTTAGTCCCAGTGGGAATAAGATGGCGGTTCATGAAGCAGGCAACAATCTTGATGTTTACGATTTCGACCGTTGTACAGGAGTTATTTCAAATCAAACAATAGTGCATGACACAAGTACTATCAATGTAAATTGCTTGTACTGGAGTACTGAGTTTTCGCCGGATGAAACAAAACTTTATCTTACCACTATTCCCTACGGCAACAACGATTCCATTTCCTGTCTAATCCAATTTGATTTAGAGGCACCGGATATTCAGGCCTCCATGGATACTATTCAGGTTTTTCCAGAGCCCTTCATATGTGGATTTGTTAAGCTGGCTCCTGACAGTCAGATTTACCTGTCGCACATGACCATTGAAGAAGATTGCGAATTCTTCTACCTCTACTGCGACACCACCTACTACCCCGAGATCATGAACCTGAGCGTGATCCACCAGCCCAATGAGTTGAGGGCGCTGTGCGATTTTCGGCCGTATAGTTTTTATCTGGGTGGTCATCGCTCTTACCACGGCCTGCCCAACAACCCCAACTACGAGCTGGGGCCGCTGGCGGGGAGTGTGTGCGATACACTGATCACGAGCGTGAGTCAGGTGCCCGTGTTTGAGCCTGCGCAGTTGAAGCTGTTCTTCCATACCGGCTGGCGGCAGTTGTTTGTGAACGGGCAGCAGCTCAAAGGCAAGCAGGGCAGCCTCGCGCTCTACTCGGTCACCGGCCAACTCCTCCGCCGCGAGGAGTTCAGCATCCAACCGCCCTACTACACCCGCCAATGGGACCTCACCGGCACGGCCGCCGGGCTGTACATCGTAGTCCTGGAAACGGAGAAGGAACGGGTGAGTGGACGGGTGGTGGTGGAGTGA
- a CDS encoding diheme cytochrome c-553, translated as MTSHKTLSLLGIAAALAGAIACSSPAPEGDKKTTETVDENAKVERGRYLVGIMGCDDCHSPKVMGPMGPEPDTSRRLSGHPADMPLGPSDTNVFANGWVLMSMQLTTTHGPWGKTYAANLTSDETGIGNWSYEQFKKAMTEGKYKGMDNTRPLMPPMPWPNFRNLHEDDLQAIFAFLKSTKPVKNRVPDYAPPGS; from the coding sequence ATGACCTCCCACAAAACCCTGAGCCTGCTGGGCATCGCCGCCGCGCTGGCCGGCGCGATCGCCTGCTCCTCGCCTGCTCCCGAGGGCGACAAGAAAACCACGGAAACCGTCGACGAGAACGCCAAGGTGGAACGCGGACGCTACCTCGTCGGCATCATGGGCTGCGACGACTGCCACAGCCCCAAAGTGATGGGCCCGATGGGTCCCGAACCCGACACTTCGCGCCGCCTGTCGGGCCACCCGGCCGATATGCCGCTTGGCCCCTCCGATACGAACGTGTTCGCCAACGGCTGGGTGCTGATGTCCATGCAACTCACGACTACGCACGGCCCCTGGGGTAAGACCTACGCCGCGAACCTGACTTCCGACGAAACCGGTATCGGCAACTGGAGCTACGAGCAGTTCAAGAAGGCGATGACCGAAGGCAAATACAAAGGCATGGACAACACCCGACCGCTCATGCCACCGATGCCCTGGCCGAACTTCCGCAACCTGCACGAGGACGACCTGCAGGCGATCTTCGCCTTCCTGAAGTCGACCAAGCCGGTGAAGAACCGCGTGCCGGATTATGCGCCGCCGGGAAGCTGA
- a CDS encoding class I SAM-dependent methyltransferase has translation MQYPADFWNERYAGDEFVYGREPNRFFEQEMKRLKPGKLLLPCEGEGRNAVWAARHGWEVSAFDQSSVGKQKAELLARESGATIDFRVLSMPDLPYPAGSFDVLALIYAHFPETQRRSWHELLGRLVKPGGLVLVEAFSKKQLQYQQKYRSGGPGDASLLYWGDEVRNDFREFETIRISESEVTLQEGVHHEGQAHVVRFVGRKV, from the coding sequence ATGCAATACCCCGCCGATTTCTGGAATGAACGCTATGCCGGCGACGAGTTCGTCTATGGCCGGGAGCCGAATCGCTTCTTCGAGCAGGAAATGAAACGACTCAAACCGGGTAAGCTGCTCCTGCCTTGCGAAGGGGAAGGACGGAACGCGGTATGGGCGGCACGGCACGGTTGGGAAGTGTCAGCCTTTGATCAGAGCAGCGTGGGCAAACAAAAAGCCGAGTTGCTGGCCCGGGAATCCGGCGCGACGATCGACTTCCGCGTGTTGTCGATGCCCGACCTCCCCTATCCGGCAGGATCGTTCGATGTGTTGGCCTTGATCTATGCGCATTTCCCCGAGACGCAACGGCGCAGTTGGCACGAGCTGCTGGGGCGGCTGGTGAAGCCGGGCGGACTGGTGCTCGTGGAAGCGTTTTCAAAGAAGCAGTTGCAGTACCAGCAAAAATACCGTTCGGGAGGGCCGGGTGACGCGTCGCTCTTGTATTGGGGCGACGAAGTGCGAAATGATTTCCGGGAGTTCGAGACCATCCGCATCAGCGAATCGGAAGTAACATTACAGGAAGGCGTTCATCACGAAGGGCAAGCGCATGTGGTGCGCTTCGTGGGGCGGAAGGTTTAG
- a CDS encoding helix-turn-helix transcriptional regulator, with translation MYWKKALFEFTQNQLDYSIALELSESSLLSYYRRKGESPDLIGTLANACKIACENVGFKGFQISLWDGTNWYQVQLRDNRNAGSDRFDAASNLCMQRTAAMERVNQLTKKEYWLLKAIANGKSIRSICQEGAIALNTFKVHRKSLFRKLGIKSSAQLREWVARYLLE, from the coding sequence ATGTATTGGAAAAAGGCCTTGTTCGAATTCACGCAGAATCAACTTGATTATTCCATTGCATTGGAATTGTCAGAGAGTAGCTTGCTGTCCTATTACCGGCGGAAGGGCGAATCACCGGATCTCATCGGGACATTGGCTAATGCCTGTAAAATTGCCTGCGAAAATGTAGGATTTAAGGGTTTTCAAATTTCATTATGGGATGGTACCAATTGGTATCAAGTGCAATTACGAGATAATCGAAATGCGGGATCGGATAGGTTCGACGCTGCAAGCAATCTGTGCATGCAACGAACTGCCGCAATGGAAAGAGTAAACCAATTGACCAAAAAGGAATATTGGCTTTTGAAAGCAATTGCGAACGGTAAAAGTATCCGAAGTATCTGCCAGGAGGGCGCCATTGCTCTAAATACCTTTAAAGTCCATCGGAAAAGCCTGTTCAGAAAACTGGGAATCAAAAGCAGCGCCCAGCTACGCGAATGGGTCGCCAGGTATCTTTTGGAATAG
- a CDS encoding T9SS type A sorting domain-containing protein, whose protein sequence is MLNFYSHKFCFGRAHVSLQTEIVELSIACFKLKIGSCVRFLLIFFSFLSFESRGQATLSIKINVVQPPAFQVCEMNGSNVFQFTIENNSGLTIPSGAHLGVDLSASVSIPNATISGPTSLFPIGNTSPITSGSTYTGEFTMNVSCGYLDGGTNASFPATFSGIYQNNTLSSHIGGTVYEYLFSTTGTYTINGTATFTPAVFHFDEVGGGSGLGSIRVDFMDFIDNPNCGVSRVLVYQNTGSATFEGNIVYTETQPYCPTYFIQSVTIDYFDMQGAAIQSIFSGFTPCSLVTCSVQANVQGGSQIQVTVCYGKIDPDAAGCPIDFPNNTQIDYSFQAQCVTGACTAIAGQVSFIDGLRRPQLVLSRINPQNNITTGHPCFWDIQPAVAGTTRWRFAVANDGDDAARDISFRLFNPYPTSTYFIERADIAIDQNFNDGTPVNATLVNEQPLAALFPVTAPFPECVYSLTDPIREITFQVPQMLPGQRFEFTLDITECCPSNNALFPNFYFDNPVFFNRWSFVDREYRDDCIGSTPLTIQTVGLEHDKHLTTAGLNGNPDIELEQSYYPAHADMDMAQGTGCSSPGNYEFVINNLNFNKAANYIPSFNLWGAQSLLDEIDESANWGTLQYAAQGIVVRFFMDAGLFIGSGMPSHNDVFFSTPMGVNWNFDLSQVVYNNGCPGNESNYELFFRFSDLAPVPQTVTELLDILSVVQFHFFLQGCCSCLVPLPIGTNGMNANPSYDVQFFLRKGAGQCDIPLERQNNFVQLHCPGCELPGPIITSDSEILERTTFGWLDSNNDGRADIGLIPANGNTNGIAVNRSMQGDILRSTINFRISPASSPTYTIQSLAQANPPVNLNRLYVEFLVPFSEANNFDLEVRSITFTMTRSGVSRTFTHIPPQAPAISPFFSDQRNLNGLLAFDFQISKIDAEFSGLGLGTFNEFMDNDQFNVTLEFCVRGNGPQSGSADPDDNRFESLVQASAYLTGVDLWSQGLFNAYFGAHRSVASDQWGGAPNPVDENWLYVCETRSAYHYFFRKFTTMSTTYHDVDVRGGSSAPKRCVKILDFRIVSRIGGNLRNSFPNEFRPVPFPTNLTFDLAPFDAAGGANITFERASLTSRIETFDQLCSPSVLHQVDYDDQAPMISPSFIPSSLSTFEYDLASLIQQVEEGSILPPSGCTPGSVESSHLLSGDENGVWEIGQPFTVNACNVLPDEFNLAQHFSIVDLEEDASLMSCALTTPLQLQGVNTNIPILRLSRPDLNIQGPVNSDLETDELIGVYTLTNRDEPWLNDIRYVVEHPFIFIPTLFWMSQGGISLEVNGSLISGNAVTWGTAPGSPPGILFELPSMLSGSNVQCTVRVAVAQCNDNLFGFNEIIQTIVGWDCSTLPIAGSVDPSTICFMEPVDWQFFWTGSNVSIDVDDNISIPSCSPGQFDIQISVLQGSYRLESILLATASYPDLLNLLNVDVSSISFTGDGNPVPTLSATISSDCSTLNIVDNGTTPTVLGLNPGEIEVLVITIPVVNYCLGTFTMNVTPSLLRYCNSPQVLNSKAVVVDASPNCDLSTIQLCNTDGLFDLTTINNGTIDPTQVGVQGIYFDPSSVLPNQDYTVSFGHQIQPCSLGVGGCTYYSDLIIHVENCAFMTLNASLICDGESTTLSPSNINLTAPYSYVWSANGTTLSTLSSITVSPSSTTVYTVVVTGNNGTATASATTTVQVIPNLGADCCVPSDFVPGTDFSLANTTISSFAATAGWGSSVSTANKILINGTLTIDVDFVFNNCEHIILGPNAVIHINPGVRLDILTSHLYSCGPMWQSIEVPPTARLKVSDSFIEDGLAAIRSWGAPALVEVLGNYFDANKTAVELFDGSFQNASFYGNHFLCTRYIKPASNLEWAAHHIYLHDAENVQVGGLGKSANHFYDAIRGVYAVRSHLSVQNNVFGRDVNPTAKFGVYATGYPTGSLPLPYNLSVGNAASNSFSDLHVGVYAANHYDLNVFGNTFQNNRIGVSVFRCDERTIDIRENTITLSKNPGYGIQLQNNHQAMLQIRKNQVNDISAPFNPATEGGVGILVNNSVQSLSSLYLVENEIAHCATGIRVMNQNGGVVASNQVSYAVPDAWIDLGYGYRNGLQAQACNNLDISYNTVLRDCQTCSDVIGQPEFFRGITSDLTTAAHIHDNYLIKAPQGVLVRRESAGGYYNCNYFNGGNVGFNFDLAQIDPQGGPTNATDNQWVNYDNVRLRIAGELDPPGFTVDWYFDLSQNASYNPSPYSTLVVNFNNGNTNNDCAQLPSILDPQISILRLINDSAYTEHLFEKKLFDRKVAYGILKDSLQLLYQGSTYDVELQNFFNVYALSNQGYLKEIEDLLINNELAQAAILNLGLVPANLHESNSVKVNQVVIESSGDSIAYTSVQRQELLAIAYQNPVIGGEAVYRARAILRLDLEDMPIGFRSSSNNAQDMPFRLWPNPTTGQLYCTSSILNDEGYAISIYSSIGEEVYNGRILTGVTADQLDLDNLPNGIYLVQVHSHNLRHFERILLIR, encoded by the coding sequence ATGTTAAATTTTTATTCCCACAAATTTTGCTTTGGCAGAGCTCATGTCAGTTTGCAGACAGAAATAGTTGAACTGTCAATTGCTTGTTTTAAACTAAAAATCGGAAGTTGCGTGCGATTTCTTCTGATATTCTTCTCGTTTTTAAGTTTCGAATCCAGGGGACAGGCCACCCTCTCGATTAAGATAAATGTCGTGCAGCCTCCTGCTTTTCAGGTTTGTGAAATGAACGGCTCAAATGTTTTTCAGTTTACGATTGAGAATAATTCAGGATTAACCATACCATCCGGTGCACATTTAGGGGTTGATCTGTCGGCTTCGGTGAGTATTCCTAACGCTACTATTAGCGGTCCGACATCACTTTTTCCGATTGGCAATACTTCGCCGATAACGAGTGGGAGCACTTATACCGGCGAGTTTACCATGAATGTTTCCTGTGGATATCTTGATGGCGGAACAAATGCGTCATTCCCAGCGACATTTAGCGGGATATATCAAAATAATACGCTTTCGTCACATATCGGAGGAACTGTTTACGAGTATCTATTTAGTACCACCGGGACTTATACAATTAACGGTACCGCGACTTTTACACCTGCTGTATTCCATTTTGATGAAGTGGGAGGTGGAAGTGGACTCGGATCAATCCGAGTTGATTTCATGGATTTTATTGACAATCCAAATTGTGGCGTGAGCAGAGTGTTAGTTTATCAAAATACCGGTTCAGCCACATTTGAGGGGAATATTGTATATACTGAGACGCAGCCTTATTGTCCGACCTATTTTATTCAGAGCGTGACAATTGATTATTTCGACATGCAAGGTGCTGCGATTCAAAGTATATTCTCCGGCTTTACCCCTTGTAGTTTAGTTACCTGTTCAGTACAAGCGAATGTCCAAGGTGGGTCGCAAATTCAGGTTACGGTATGCTATGGCAAAATTGACCCGGACGCAGCAGGCTGTCCAATTGATTTTCCAAATAATACGCAAATAGATTATAGTTTTCAGGCGCAGTGCGTTACTGGTGCATGCACTGCTATAGCGGGCCAGGTGAGTTTTATTGATGGCCTCAGGAGGCCACAACTAGTCCTAAGCAGAATCAATCCGCAAAACAACATTACTACTGGTCATCCTTGCTTCTGGGATATTCAGCCTGCAGTTGCAGGAACGACAAGATGGCGGTTTGCTGTTGCCAATGACGGAGATGATGCTGCCCGGGATATCAGTTTCAGATTGTTCAACCCATATCCTACTTCAACCTATTTCATTGAAAGAGCGGATATTGCAATTGATCAGAATTTTAACGATGGGACACCGGTCAATGCGACTCTGGTGAACGAACAACCACTTGCAGCACTTTTTCCGGTGACTGCCCCTTTTCCCGAATGCGTATACAGTCTTACAGACCCGATCCGCGAAATTACGTTTCAGGTTCCACAAATGCTACCAGGCCAGCGTTTCGAATTCACTTTGGACATAACGGAATGCTGCCCCAGCAACAATGCTCTTTTCCCGAATTTCTACTTTGACAATCCGGTTTTTTTCAATCGGTGGTCGTTTGTAGACAGAGAGTATCGTGATGATTGCATTGGATCGACTCCACTTACTATTCAAACCGTTGGATTGGAACATGATAAACATCTAACTACCGCAGGATTGAATGGCAATCCTGATATCGAGTTGGAACAGTCCTATTACCCTGCTCATGCTGACATGGATATGGCGCAAGGGACGGGTTGCAGTTCACCTGGAAACTATGAATTTGTAATAAACAATCTGAATTTTAACAAGGCGGCAAATTATATACCCTCTTTCAATTTATGGGGAGCCCAGTCTCTTCTCGACGAAATTGACGAATCTGCAAATTGGGGAACCCTTCAATATGCTGCGCAGGGAATTGTAGTAAGGTTCTTCATGGATGCGGGGCTTTTTATTGGAAGCGGAATGCCAAGTCATAATGATGTGTTCTTCTCAACACCAATGGGTGTTAATTGGAATTTTGATTTGTCGCAGGTAGTTTATAATAATGGTTGCCCTGGTAATGAATCTAATTATGAATTGTTTTTTAGATTTTCCGACCTCGCTCCAGTCCCGCAAACTGTTACTGAATTATTGGATATATTGAGTGTCGTTCAGTTTCACTTTTTCTTGCAAGGATGCTGCAGTTGTTTGGTGCCACTACCTATTGGCACTAACGGCATGAATGCCAACCCGAGTTATGATGTCCAGTTCTTTCTAAGAAAAGGCGCAGGACAATGCGACATACCACTTGAACGGCAGAATAACTTCGTTCAACTGCATTGTCCGGGATGCGAGTTACCCGGACCGATTATAACAAGTGATAGTGAGATTTTGGAGCGGACAACCTTTGGTTGGCTGGACTCAAATAATGATGGCCGGGCAGATATTGGGTTGATACCTGCAAATGGCAATACGAATGGCATTGCTGTAAACCGTTCGATGCAAGGAGATATACTACGCTCCACAATTAATTTCCGTATCTCACCTGCAAGTTCACCCACATACACTATACAGTCATTGGCTCAGGCAAATCCACCTGTTAATTTGAATAGATTGTATGTCGAGTTTTTGGTTCCTTTTTCTGAAGCTAATAACTTCGACCTGGAGGTTCGGAGTATTACCTTTACTATGACCCGTTCGGGAGTTTCCAGAACGTTTACCCATATTCCGCCACAAGCGCCTGCAATTTCACCTTTTTTCTCTGACCAGCGGAACTTAAATGGCCTCCTTGCCTTCGATTTTCAAATTAGTAAGATTGATGCGGAGTTTAGTGGTCTTGGCTTGGGAACATTTAACGAGTTCATGGACAATGATCAATTTAATGTAACGTTGGAGTTTTGCGTTCGAGGAAATGGTCCGCAATCTGGATCCGCAGATCCGGACGATAATAGGTTTGAAAGTTTGGTTCAGGCAAGCGCTTATCTGACCGGAGTGGATCTTTGGAGTCAGGGGCTTTTTAATGCTTACTTCGGCGCGCATCGCTCAGTTGCCTCCGATCAGTGGGGCGGTGCGCCTAATCCAGTTGACGAGAACTGGCTCTATGTATGTGAAACCAGGTCAGCTTATCACTATTTCTTCAGGAAGTTCACCACCATGAGCACCACTTATCATGATGTTGATGTTCGAGGTGGGTCATCAGCTCCTAAGAGGTGCGTAAAGATTCTTGATTTCAGAATTGTTTCGAGGATTGGTGGAAATTTAAGAAACTCATTTCCTAATGAGTTTCGACCGGTTCCGTTCCCCACGAACCTTACCTTTGATCTGGCTCCGTTTGACGCTGCTGGTGGTGCGAATATAACCTTTGAGCGTGCAAGTCTCACGTCAAGAATTGAAACATTTGACCAGTTGTGCAGCCCTTCTGTCCTTCATCAGGTAGATTATGATGATCAGGCTCCTATGATATCACCCTCTTTCATTCCCTCCTCCCTCTCGACGTTTGAATACGACTTAGCCAGTCTAATTCAGCAGGTAGAAGAGGGCAGTATCTTGCCGCCGAGTGGTTGCACACCGGGCTCTGTAGAGTCCAGTCACCTGCTTAGCGGCGATGAAAATGGAGTCTGGGAGATTGGTCAACCTTTTACGGTAAATGCTTGCAATGTCCTTCCTGATGAATTTAATTTAGCACAGCATTTCAGTATTGTGGATCTTGAGGAAGATGCCAGCTTGATGAGTTGCGCGCTAACTACTCCACTTCAGCTACAGGGAGTAAATACCAATATTCCAATCCTCCGACTTTCAAGACCTGATTTGAATATTCAAGGCCCTGTGAATAGTGATCTGGAAACTGATGAGCTGATAGGTGTTTACACGTTAACTAATCGTGATGAACCTTGGCTTAATGACATTAGATATGTGGTTGAGCATCCTTTTATCTTTATACCTACGTTGTTTTGGATGTCGCAAGGAGGCATCAGTCTGGAGGTTAATGGATCGCTTATATCCGGAAACGCTGTAACATGGGGTACTGCTCCAGGCTCGCCTCCGGGCATACTGTTTGAGTTACCTTCCATGCTTTCGGGTTCGAATGTACAATGCACTGTTCGAGTTGCTGTTGCTCAGTGCAATGACAATTTGTTTGGATTTAACGAGATTATTCAAACAATCGTAGGATGGGATTGCAGCACGCTGCCAATAGCCGGAAGTGTGGATCCTTCAACTATCTGTTTCATGGAACCGGTCGATTGGCAATTCTTTTGGACTGGAAGTAATGTAAGTATTGATGTTGATGATAATATCAGTATACCAAGTTGCTCACCCGGGCAGTTTGATATCCAAATTAGTGTCTTGCAGGGAAGCTATCGGTTGGAGAGTATCTTATTGGCGACAGCATCTTATCCGGATTTGTTGAATTTATTGAATGTCGATGTCAGTTCAATTAGCTTTACTGGTGATGGGAATCCGGTACCGACACTCTCCGCAACCATTTCATCGGATTGCAGTACCTTGAATATAGTTGACAACGGCACGACTCCTACCGTACTTGGGCTCAATCCTGGCGAAATCGAAGTGCTTGTAATTACTATTCCTGTTGTAAACTATTGCTTAGGCACCTTTACGATGAATGTTACACCTTCGTTATTGCGCTATTGTAACTCCCCGCAGGTATTGAATTCAAAGGCGGTAGTTGTTGATGCGAGCCCGAATTGTGACTTGTCCACAATTCAGTTATGCAATACGGACGGTCTGTTTGATTTAACTACTATAAATAACGGCACAATTGATCCCACTCAAGTTGGTGTGCAAGGAATATACTTTGACCCTTCATCTGTCTTGCCGAATCAGGATTATACGGTTTCCTTTGGACATCAGATTCAGCCCTGTAGCCTTGGCGTCGGTGGTTGCACTTACTATAGCGACTTGATAATACATGTGGAGAATTGTGCGTTTATGACCCTGAATGCCAGCTTGATCTGCGATGGAGAAAGTACCACTTTGTCCCCGTCAAATATCAATCTAACGGCTCCATATTCCTATGTTTGGTCAGCAAATGGCACAACCTTGAGTACCTTATCTTCCATAACAGTTTCACCATCTTCCACTACCGTTTATACTGTTGTAGTTACTGGCAATAATGGCACGGCTACCGCCTCCGCCACCACCACCGTCCAAGTCATACCCAACCTCGGCGCCGACTGCTGCGTGCCTTCGGATTTTGTCCCCGGCACGGATTTCTCCCTGGCCAATACCACCATCTCCTCTTTTGCCGCTACGGCGGGATGGGGCAGTTCGGTATCGACGGCGAACAAGATCTTGATCAATGGGACTTTGACGATTGATGTTGATTTTGTCTTTAACAATTGCGAACACATCATACTTGGGCCCAATGCAGTCATTCACATCAACCCGGGTGTGCGCCTGGATATCCTTACCTCCCACTTGTACTCCTGCGGGCCCATGTGGCAAAGCATTGAGGTGCCTCCGACCGCTCGACTCAAAGTCAGTGATTCCTTTATCGAAGACGGACTGGCTGCCATACGCTCATGGGGTGCACCGGCCCTGGTAGAGGTGCTGGGCAATTACTTTGATGCCAACAAGACAGCCGTTGAGTTGTTTGACGGATCGTTCCAGAATGCATCCTTTTATGGCAACCACTTCCTGTGTACTCGTTACATAAAGCCCGCTTCCAACCTGGAGTGGGCAGCCCATCACATTTACCTGCATGATGCCGAAAATGTACAAGTCGGCGGATTGGGGAAATCGGCTAATCATTTCTACGACGCCATTCGAGGAGTTTATGCTGTACGGTCGCACCTTTCGGTGCAGAACAATGTGTTCGGGCGGGATGTTAATCCAACCGCCAAATTTGGGGTCTATGCCACCGGGTATCCCACCGGATCCCTCCCCCTGCCATACAACCTCTCAGTTGGAAATGCCGCTTCCAATAGCTTTTCCGATCTTCATGTTGGGGTATATGCCGCCAACCACTACGACCTGAATGTTTTTGGAAATACCTTCCAGAACAATCGAATTGGCGTCTCGGTCTTTCGCTGTGATGAACGCACGATCGACATACGGGAAAACACCATAACTTTAAGCAAAAACCCGGGATACGGCATCCAATTGCAGAACAACCACCAGGCGATGCTTCAGATAAGGAAGAACCAGGTCAACGATATATCCGCGCCCTTTAATCCGGCAACGGAAGGCGGCGTGGGTATTCTGGTGAACAACTCCGTACAATCGCTCAGTTCGCTCTACCTGGTGGAAAATGAGATCGCCCATTGCGCTACGGGCATTCGTGTCATGAACCAAAATGGCGGGGTGGTGGCATCCAACCAGGTAAGCTACGCCGTTCCGGATGCCTGGATCGACCTGGGCTATGGCTATCGAAACGGCCTGCAGGCTCAGGCATGCAACAACCTTGACATCAGCTACAACACCGTCTTGCGGGATTGCCAGACCTGCAGCGACGTGATCGGGCAACCGGAATTTTTCCGGGGCATCACCAGCGACCTGACCACCGCCGCCCACATCCACGACAACTACCTCATAAAAGCTCCTCAGGGAGTACTCGTACGCCGCGAATCAGCCGGCGGGTACTATAACTGCAACTACTTCAACGGTGGAAATGTAGGCTTCAACTTCGATCTGGCGCAGATTGATCCGCAAGGAGGGCCCACTAACGCTACCGATAACCAGTGGGTCAATTACGATAATGTGAGACTGAGAATTGCTGGGGAATTGGATCCCCCTGGGTTTACAGTGGATTGGTATTTTGATCTCAGTCAAAACGCAAGCTATAATCCAAGCCCATATAGTACACTTGTAGTAAACTTCAACAATGGGAATACGAATAACGACTGCGCTCAACTTCCTTCTATCCTTGATCCTCAAATTTCAATACTTAGGCTGATAAATGACAGTGCATACACAGAGCATCTTTTTGAAAAGAAGCTTTTTGACCGAAAAGTTGCCTATGGTATATTGAAGGACAGCCTTCAATTGCTGTATCAGGGCAGCACATACGATGTTGAACTACAGAATTTCTTTAATGTCTATGCACTATCAAATCAAGGATACCTAAAAGAAATTGAAGACTTGTTGATAAACAATGAACTTGCGCAGGCTGCCATCCTCAACCTGGGACTGGTTCCTGCAAATCTCCATGAATCCAACAGCGTCAAGGTAAACCAGGTTGTTATTGAATCCTCTGGCGATTCCATTGCATATACCTCTGTTCAACGGCAGGAGCTGCTTGCTATCGCTTACCAGAACCCGGTAATTGGTGGCGAGGCAGTTTATAGGGCTCGAGCGATACTACGTTTGGATCTGGAAGATATGCCAATCGGTTTTAGAAGTAGCAGTAACAATGCTCAAGATATGCCTTTCAGACTATGGCCTAACCCTACAACCGGTCAACTCTACTGCACCTCATCCATACTTAATGACGAAGGGTATGCTATCAGTATTTATTCATCCATCGGAGAAGAGGTGTATAATGGCCGTATCTTAACGGGTGTGACTGCCGATCAGCTTGACCTAGATAACCTGCCAAATGGAATTTACTTAGTGCAAGTGCATAGCCACAATCTACGACACTTTGAACGCATCCTACTTATCCGATGA